Proteins from a genomic interval of Kitasatospora kifunensis:
- a CDS encoding alanine racemase, with amino-acid sequence MEQRAAAIDRARVAALGEERLDWRFKAVPAQAWGLTVREYLATGPTLDQLATPLLTLDAGALAHNLRTMADWCAHAEVELAPHGKTTMAPALWQAQLEAGAFGITVANLPQLRVARAFRVSRVMLANTLLDPAGLAWLADELAADPGFSVSSWVDSVAAVRQMDQALRAAGATHPLEVLVELGGPGGRTGARDQATALAVARAVDQAPTLRLIGVAGYEGALAHDSTPAGLATVEAYLAAMVELHDALRAEGHFTGVERVLVSAGGSAYFDQVTQALAPLAATHRDTTVVLRSGAYLAHDDGFYRAISPLVRGAGGRPLRSALHGWARVVSQPEPNLSLLDGGKRDFPYDLGLPEPQLARPGRVLTGTVTALNDQHAFLRDSDAEIGEVVRLGLSHPCTAFDKWTLIPVLDDASAEHPRVVDLVRTFF; translated from the coding sequence ATGGAGCAGCGGGCAGCAGCGATCGACCGGGCCAGGGTGGCCGCACTCGGCGAGGAGCGCCTGGACTGGCGGTTCAAAGCCGTCCCGGCTCAGGCCTGGGGGCTGACGGTGCGTGAGTACCTGGCCACCGGCCCCACTCTGGATCAGCTCGCCACCCCGCTGCTGACCCTGGACGCGGGCGCGCTCGCACACAACCTGCGAACCATGGCCGACTGGTGCGCGCATGCCGAGGTCGAGCTCGCCCCGCACGGCAAGACCACCATGGCCCCGGCGCTCTGGCAGGCTCAGCTGGAGGCCGGCGCCTTCGGCATCACCGTGGCCAACCTGCCGCAGCTGCGGGTGGCCAGGGCCTTTCGGGTGAGTCGGGTGATGCTCGCCAACACGCTGCTCGATCCGGCCGGACTGGCCTGGCTGGCAGATGAGTTGGCGGCCGACCCGGGCTTCTCGGTCAGCTCCTGGGTGGACTCGGTGGCCGCCGTCCGGCAGATGGACCAGGCGCTGCGCGCCGCCGGGGCCACCCATCCCCTGGAGGTGCTGGTCGAGCTCGGCGGCCCGGGCGGGCGTACCGGCGCCCGGGACCAGGCCACCGCGCTCGCCGTGGCGCGGGCCGTCGACCAGGCGCCCACCCTGCGGCTGATCGGCGTCGCCGGGTACGAGGGGGCGCTCGCGCACGACAGCACGCCCGCGGGCCTGGCCACCGTCGAGGCGTACCTGGCCGCGATGGTCGAGCTGCACGATGCGCTGCGCGCCGAAGGCCACTTCACGGGAGTCGAGCGGGTGTTGGTCAGCGCGGGTGGCAGTGCCTATTTCGACCAGGTCACCCAGGCCCTGGCCCCGCTCGCCGCCACCCACCGCGACACCACGGTGGTGCTCCGCTCGGGCGCCTACCTGGCGCACGACGACGGCTTCTACCGCGCGATCTCGCCGCTGGTGCGCGGCGCGGGCGGTCGGCCGCTGCGCTCGGCCCTGCACGGCTGGGCCCGGGTGGTCTCACAGCCCGAGCCGAACCTGTCGCTGCTGGACGGCGGCAAGCGCGACTTCCCCTACGACCTCGGTCTGCCCGAGCCCCAACTGGCTCGCCCCGGGCGCGTGTTGACGGGAACTGTCACCGCCCTCAACGACCAGCACGCGTTCCTGCGCGACAGCGACGCCGAGATCGGCGAGGTGGTCAGGCTCGGCCTCTCCCACCCCTGCACGGCCTTCGACAAGTGGACCCTGATCCCGGTGCTGGACGACGCCTCGGCCGAGCACCCCCGGGTGGTCGACCTGGTGCGGACCTTCTTCTGA
- a CDS encoding sugar kinase: MTTVEAVCLGESMAVLLPDRPGPLEAVDGFRSRVGGAESNVACALAGLGVPTAWLSRVGADGFGRRLLAELTAHGVDTSAVALDPLRPTGLYVKEVGSHGPHPRDLGPGQSRLHYYRAGSAAAALGPELLAEPAAATLLAGARLLHLSGITAALSDSCLALVRALLAAPRAERLVSFDLNWRPALWQHRDPAVLPALLDAADLVLLGADEADAALGTGDPQALRALLPSPATVVVKEAGRQASAIGPDGQQVSEPALRVEVVEPTGAGDAFAAGYLAGTLRGLDQRRRLRLGHLAAATALTSPGDQGALPPPKLVAALLEATDAQWAATRVGPAGVQSPVGGGR, from the coding sequence GTGACAACGGTGGAAGCGGTCTGCCTCGGCGAGTCCATGGCCGTGCTGCTCCCCGACCGTCCGGGGCCGCTGGAGGCCGTCGACGGCTTCCGCAGCCGGGTCGGCGGCGCGGAGTCGAACGTCGCCTGCGCGCTGGCGGGGCTCGGGGTGCCGACCGCCTGGCTCAGCCGGGTCGGCGCCGACGGCTTCGGCCGACGCCTGCTCGCCGAACTGACCGCCCACGGGGTGGACACCTCCGCGGTGGCGCTCGACCCGCTGCGCCCCACCGGCCTGTACGTCAAGGAGGTCGGCAGCCACGGCCCGCACCCGCGCGACCTGGGCCCCGGGCAGAGCCGCCTGCACTACTACCGCGCGGGTTCGGCCGCCGCCGCGCTCGGCCCCGAGCTGCTCGCCGAGCCCGCCGCCGCCACGCTGCTGGCCGGCGCCCGACTGCTGCACCTGTCCGGCATCACCGCCGCGCTCTCCGACAGCTGCCTGGCGCTGGTCCGCGCGCTGCTGGCCGCACCCCGCGCCGAACGGCTGGTCAGCTTCGACCTCAACTGGCGCCCCGCGCTCTGGCAGCACCGCGACCCGGCGGTGCTGCCCGCCCTGCTGGACGCGGCCGACCTGGTGCTGCTCGGCGCCGACGAGGCCGACGCCGCGCTCGGCACCGGCGACCCGCAGGCGTTGCGCGCCCTGCTGCCCTCGCCGGCCACCGTGGTGGTCAAGGAGGCCGGACGGCAGGCCAGCGCGATCGGCCCGGACGGGCAGCAGGTGAGCGAGCCGGCGCTGCGGGTGGAGGTGGTGGAGCCGACCGGAGCCGGCGACGCGTTCGCCGCCGGCTACCTGGCCGGCACGCTGCGCGGCCTGGACCAGCGCCGCCGACTGCGCCTGGGCCACCTGGCGGCGGCCACCGCGCTCACCTCCCCCGGTGACCAGGGCGCCCTGCCGCCGCCGAAGCTGGTAGCGGCGCTGCTGGAGGCCACCGACGCCCAGTGGGCCGCCACCCGGGTCGGCCCGGCGGGCGTGCAGAGCCCCGTGGGTGGTGGCAGATGA
- a CDS encoding IclR family transcriptional regulator produces the protein MSQTVTRALSLLTELAEGERSLEQLAGLLGVHKTTALRLLQSLEEARLVYRDADYRYHLGAGLFALSSRALEQRSVRRTAAPHLAELSAATGQTVHLAALEGGEVVYIDKFESRQPVRMYSRIGLPVAMHCAAVAKVLLADLPLPERQRLVAALEFTPFTERTLTTPKALLAELAQVAGQGWAQDRAEHEPFMNCVAAPIRDATGRVVAAASLSVPDLVLPYERVLELLPQLLATSAAISADCGSP, from the coding sequence ATGAGCCAGACGGTCACCCGCGCGCTCAGCCTGCTGACCGAACTGGCCGAGGGCGAACGCTCCTTGGAGCAGCTGGCCGGGCTGCTCGGGGTGCACAAGACCACCGCGCTGCGACTGCTGCAGAGCCTGGAGGAGGCTCGGCTGGTCTACCGCGACGCCGACTACCGCTACCACCTGGGCGCCGGGCTCTTCGCCCTCTCCAGCCGGGCCCTGGAGCAGCGTTCGGTGCGCCGCACGGCCGCCCCGCACCTGGCCGAACTGAGCGCGGCCACCGGTCAGACCGTCCATCTGGCCGCCTTGGAGGGCGGCGAGGTGGTCTACATCGACAAGTTCGAGTCCCGCCAGCCGGTGCGGATGTACTCCAGGATCGGGCTGCCGGTGGCGATGCACTGCGCGGCGGTGGCCAAGGTGCTGCTCGCCGACCTGCCGCTGCCCGAGCGCCAGCGGCTGGTGGCCGCCTTGGAGTTCACGCCGTTCACCGAACGCACGCTGACCACCCCGAAGGCGCTGCTGGCCGAGCTGGCCCAGGTGGCCGGGCAGGGCTGGGCCCAGGACCGGGCCGAGCACGAGCCGTTCATGAACTGCGTGGCCGCCCCGATCCGGGATGCCACCGGGCGAGTGGTCGCCGCCGCCTCGCTCTCGGTGCCCGACCTGGTCCTGCCGTACGAGCGGGTGCTGGAGCTGCTGCCCCAGCTGCTCGCCACCAGCGCCGCGATCTCCGCCGACTGCGGCTCCCCCTGA
- a CDS encoding RidA family protein: protein MSEKIEIRTDGAPAPAWVFSQGVRKGPILQVSGQGPQDPATGAYLHEGDVRAQTRRTLENIKAILAAGGAGVADVVMFRVYLTERALFAPMNEAYAAFIEENLPPGAVKPCRTTVFVELPHEVMLVEIDAQAVLD, encoded by the coding sequence ATGAGCGAGAAGATCGAGATCCGTACCGACGGTGCCCCGGCCCCGGCCTGGGTGTTCTCCCAAGGCGTCCGCAAGGGCCCGATCCTGCAGGTCTCCGGGCAGGGCCCGCAGGACCCGGCCACCGGCGCCTACCTGCACGAGGGCGACGTGCGGGCGCAGACCCGGCGCACCCTGGAGAACATCAAGGCGATCCTGGCCGCCGGCGGCGCCGGCGTGGCGGACGTCGTGATGTTCCGGGTCTACCTGACCGAGCGCGCCCTCTTCGCGCCGATGAACGAGGCCTATGCCGCCTTCATCGAGGAGAACCTGCCGCCCGGTGCGGTGAAGCCCTGCCGCACCACGGTCTTCGTCGAACTCCCGCACGAGGTGATGCTGGTGGAGATCGACGCACAGGCCGTACTGGACTGA